CAAAAAGGATGGAGATAGGTGCCGTTATGGGGGCGGCTCCAAAAAGAAATGTAGTAAGAGAGAAGCCAGAAGCCGGTGATGTAATAATATTGCTTGGCGGCAGGACAGGGCGTGACGGTTGCGGAGGCGCTACAGGCTCGTCAAAGGAACATACGGAAGAGTCTCTGCTGACCTGTGGGGCAGAAGTACAGAAGGGTAATCCTCCTACAGAAAGGAAGATACAGAGGTTATTCAGGAATCCATCAGTGAGTACAATGATAAAGAAGTGTAATGATTTTGGTGCCGGCGGAGTTTCTGTGGCTATTGGTGAGCTTGCAGACGCGCTTGATATAAATCTGGATGCTGTACCTAAGAAGTATGAAGGCCTGGATGGAACAGAGCTTGCCATATCAGAATCACAAGAGAGAATGGCTGTAGTTGTAAATAAAAAGGATGTTGATGCTTTTATAAAGGCAGCAGGGGAAGAAAATCTTGAAGCCGTATCTGTAGCGGTTGTTACTGACTCGGGAAGACTAAAGATGACCTGGAGAGGAAAGATAATCGTTAACATAAGCAGGGAGTTTCTGAATACTAATGGAGTTAAGCAAAACACAAAAGTGGAAATCGCGGTTCCGGATAAGGAGCAGAGTTTCTTTAACACTATACCTGAGGAAATAGTGCAATGCGGTAATGATATAAATGGTGCCTGGATAAAGAATTTACAGATGCTGAATGTTTGCAGTAAAAAAGGACTTGTAGAAAGATTTGACAGTACAATAGGTGCAGGTACGGTACTTATGCCTTTTGGGGGAAAATATCAGTTAAGTCCTGCTGAGGGTATGGTTGCAAAGATTCCCGTACAGGAGGGCAATACCAATACAGGAACTGTCATGACCTATGGCTATAATCCTTCCATAGCGAAATGGAGTCCTTTTCACGGCGCGCTCTATGCAGTAATAGAAGCAGTTGCTAAAATAGTGGCAATAGGCGGAGATTATAAGAAAATCAGGCTTACACTGCAGGAGTACTTTGAGAAGCTTGGCAAGGATGCAAAAAAGTGGGGAAAACCCTTCAGTGCTCTTTTAGGAGCGTATTACGCGCAAATGAAGCTGGGAATACCTGCAATAGGCGGTAAAGACAGCATGTCCGGAACTTTTAAGGATATGACGGTGCCACCGACACTTGTTGCTTTTGCTGTAGATATAATTGATGTTAACTATGTAATTTCTACAGAGTTTAAGAACACAGGCAGCAAGGTTGTTCTTATACCTTTAAGACGTGATGAGAATGATATGCCTGACTTTGAGCAGCTGGCAGCAAACTACTCCAGAATACACGAACTTATAAGAGATAAAGCTGTCCTGGCCTCCTGTACTATAAAAGCGGGCGGCCTTGCAGAAGCTATAAGCAGCATGTGCTTCGGAAACCTTATAGGATTCAGGGCCGAGGAAAATATGAGTATAAAAAGCCTTTTTGCTGCAGAATATGGCTCGATAGTTTTGGAAATGGGTGCAGGAGTAGATTTAAGCCGGTTATTTAAAGGTGTGGAATACAGAGTTATCGGTACTACACAGGCTGAAGAAAGTATAGAAATAAATGGGGAAGTTATCCGCCTGGAAACTGCGATGGCAAAATGGGAAGAACCTTTAGAGAAGATATTCCCTACAAGGGTGGAAGAGATTAGTGAGGAACCCAAACAATATAATTTTGATAAGTTTGCTTCGGTAAAATCAGGTATGGTAGTAGCAAAACCAAGAGTATTCATACCAGTATTCCCAGGAACAAATTGTGAATATGATACCGCAAGAGTTTTTGAAAAAGCAGGTGCGGTGGTTGATACTTTTGTTGTCAGGAACTTGTCTTCTGCAGATATTGAACAATCAATAGAGCTAATGGTTAAGAAGATAGAAAACTCACAGATAATTATGATACCAGGTGGCTTTAGTGCAGGTGACGAGCCTGACGGTTCGGGAAAATTCATAGCTACAGCATTCAGGAACCCGTATGTCAAGGATGCAGTGATGAAGCTTCTGAAGCAGAGAGATGGCTTGATGCTGGGAATATGCAATGGGTTCCAGGCGCTTATTAAACTGGGACTGGTTCCATATGGAGAGATAAGGGATATTACAGAAAATTGCCCTACTTTGACATATAATACAATAGGAAGACATGTTTCATGCATGGTCAGAACAAAAGTAGTTTCCAGGATTTCACCATGGCTTGCAAATGTCCATCTTGGAGAGACTCATACTATAGCTGTATCCCATGGCGAGGGCAGGTTTATTGCAAATCCTGAAATACTTGCAGAACTTGAGAAGAACGGACAGGTTGCAACACAATATGTTGACCTGAAAGGAAATGCAACCTATGATATAAGATTCAATCCCAACGGATCGGTTGATGCAATAGAAGGTATTACAAGTCCGGATGGCAGGGTGTTTGGCAAGATGGGACATTCAGAGAGGTTGGGGTCAAATATAGTGAAAAATGTACCGGGAGAAAAAGATCAAAGGATATTTGAAGCCGGTGTAAATTATTTTAGATAAGACCAGTGGTAATATTAAGGAAAACAGCTTTTATAAAAGCTGTTTTCTTTTTTTGTCAATAATCTTCTCTCCCGTAAGAGAACATTTGTTTTTTGCACTAGCAGAGTTTATTTGCCTGATGCACTGCCTATTCCCTTAAGTACCTTTTTCATATTATCAGTTACATTTATGCTACCGTCAGGCATAACCCACAAGGCATCTACACCTTCCATATCTTCTATCAGTTTACGGCTTTCGTCATATGGAAGCAAAAAGGCTGTTGTAGACATGAAATCTGCCAGTCCGGAATCTTTTGTCATAATAGTGACCGAGCGATAATGATTTGCAGGCAAAAGTGTAACAGGGTCAATGATATGGTGGATAATTTGTCCGTTAACCTTGTAATTACGTTGGTAATCTCCACTGGTAACCAGTGAAGCATCAGTCATATATACTATATCCAGGTTTGTACTTTCATGAATATTATCGTTGGAATTAGGGTCCTGGATACCTATGCCCCACTTGTTGCGGGTGCCATCCATAGGTTTTCCCACTGTGCGTACATTTCCCCCGCTGCTTATTATGAATGATGTAAAGCCTGCACTTGATAGCTCTCTGGCTACTACCTCAGTTGCATAGC
Above is a window of Clostridia bacterium DNA encoding:
- a CDS encoding phosphoribosylformylglycinamidine synthase translates to MGSVKRIFVEKKKGYDVETKGLYKDFKNNLGINGLKSVRIVNRYDVEGISDDVYQKSRNIIFSEPPVDSVYDEKIELGEDSRVIAIEYLPGQYDQRADSAAQCIQILTEGDRPRTKAAKLIILDGNISDEDYGKIKDYCINPVECQEASMKKPDTLDMEVKLPDDVALIEGFVKMNNEEIEGFMKEMGFAMSLEDLKFCQAYFRDTEKRDPSVTEIRLIDTYWSDHCRHTTFLTNIENVDIEQGHYSHAVEAAYKDYLESRKFVYQDRDKDICLMDLATIAMKELRKRGKLEDLDVSDEINACSIVVNVDVNGKMEEWLVMFKNETHNHPTEIEPFGGAATCLGGAIRDPLSGRAYVYQAMRVTGSGDPRTKLQDTIPGKLPQKKITTGAAAGYSSYGNQIGLATGQVAEVYDEGFVAKRMEIGAVMGAAPKRNVVREKPEAGDVIILLGGRTGRDGCGGATGSSKEHTEESLLTCGAEVQKGNPPTERKIQRLFRNPSVSTMIKKCNDFGAGGVSVAIGELADALDINLDAVPKKYEGLDGTELAISESQERMAVVVNKKDVDAFIKAAGEENLEAVSVAVVTDSGRLKMTWRGKIIVNISREFLNTNGVKQNTKVEIAVPDKEQSFFNTIPEEIVQCGNDINGAWIKNLQMLNVCSKKGLVERFDSTIGAGTVLMPFGGKYQLSPAEGMVAKIPVQEGNTNTGTVMTYGYNPSIAKWSPFHGALYAVIEAVAKIVAIGGDYKKIRLTLQEYFEKLGKDAKKWGKPFSALLGAYYAQMKLGIPAIGGKDSMSGTFKDMTVPPTLVAFAVDIIDVNYVISTEFKNTGSKVVLIPLRRDENDMPDFEQLAANYSRIHELIRDKAVLASCTIKAGGLAEAISSMCFGNLIGFRAEENMSIKSLFAAEYGSIVLEMGAGVDLSRLFKGVEYRVIGTTQAEESIEINGEVIRLETAMAKWEEPLEKIFPTRVEEISEEPKQYNFDKFASVKSGMVVAKPRVFIPVFPGTNCEYDTARVFEKAGAVVDTFVVRNLSSADIEQSIELMVKKIENSQIIMIPGGFSAGDEPDGSGKFIATAFRNPYVKDAVMKLLKQRDGLMLGICNGFQALIKLGLVPYGEIRDITENCPTLTYNTIGRHVSCMVRTKVVSRISPWLANVHLGETHTIAVSHGEGRFIANPEILAELEKNGQVATQYVDLKGNATYDIRFNPNGSVDAIEGITSPDGRVFGKMGHSERLGSNIVKNVPGEKDQRIFEAGVNYFR